In the genome of Phycisphaerales bacterium, one region contains:
- the pdxA gene encoding 4-hydroxythreonine-4-phosphate dehydrogenase PdxA yields MTLPATSSDRPLIGLSMGDPLGVGPEVIVKALADPALRAQARFVIFGLHDVLELVADQAELNRFWWREPFDRGVRVGTGVLVADFDDLTPQRINGQRGPDAQAGHASFRFVEEGVRHLQAGAIDALVTAPICKESWHLAQHRFHGHTDYLARRCEVRRLNMLFVAGTLRVALASDHIPLFELRNRFTIGLVHQPIDLLDHALRAQFGIARPHIGVLGLNPHAGENGLLGDEESRIIEPALTLARNANIRVSGPLPPDTAFVPEVCRRFDGLVAMYHDQGLIPVKMAAFDQAAQMTLGLDWIRTSPDHGTAFDIAGRNRAHAGSMRAAIELAIELAIARRERQSGSVTARSDPV; encoded by the coding sequence ATGACACTGCCCGCGACCAGTTCAGACCGCCCGTTGATCGGCTTGAGCATGGGCGACCCGCTGGGGGTAGGCCCGGAAGTCATCGTCAAGGCCCTGGCCGACCCGGCGCTGCGCGCCCAGGCCCGTTTCGTGATTTTTGGCTTGCATGACGTACTCGAGCTTGTCGCGGACCAGGCGGAACTCAATCGCTTCTGGTGGCGTGAGCCCTTCGATCGAGGGGTGCGCGTCGGCACTGGCGTCCTGGTAGCCGACTTCGACGATCTCACCCCACAACGGATCAATGGGCAGCGCGGGCCCGATGCCCAGGCCGGCCATGCTTCCTTTCGCTTCGTGGAAGAGGGTGTGCGCCATCTCCAAGCCGGCGCCATCGATGCCCTCGTGACGGCCCCCATCTGCAAAGAGAGCTGGCACCTCGCGCAACACCGGTTCCACGGACATACCGATTATCTGGCGCGCCGCTGCGAGGTCCGCCGCCTCAACATGCTTTTTGTGGCCGGGACGCTGCGTGTGGCGCTGGCCTCCGATCACATCCCGCTCTTTGAGCTGCGCAACCGTTTCACCATCGGCCTTGTGCACCAACCTATCGACTTGCTCGACCATGCCCTGCGCGCACAGTTCGGCATCGCACGGCCGCACATCGGAGTGCTCGGTCTGAATCCCCATGCCGGCGAGAACGGTCTGCTGGGCGATGAGGAGAGTCGCATCATCGAGCCGGCACTGACCCTGGCACGGAACGCGAACATCCGGGTATCGGGTCCGCTGCCGCCCGATACGGCCTTTGTGCCGGAAGTCTGCCGGCGCTTCGACGGCCTCGTCGCCATGTATCACGATCAGGGACTGATCCCCGTCAAGATGGCCGCGTTCGACCAAGCCGCTCAGATGACGCTTGGGCTCGACTGGATCCGCACCAGTCCAGATCACGGCACGGCCTTCGATATTGCCGGTCGCAACCGCGCGCATGCCGGCAGCATGCGCGCTGCCATCGAGCTTGCTATCGAACTTGCCATCGCCCGACGGGAGCGCCAATCCGGCTCCGTGACCGCCCGCTCCGACCCGGTCTGA
- the ychF gene encoding redox-regulated ATPase YchF encodes MRVAVVGFPFSGKTSVFTALSGLSGAHLKAAEENLAAVHVREPRLDELERIFQPKKRTEATIDFVDLPGSTEGDIERAGFERHLPTLRQCDGLVVVVRAFVSETVPKHRDRINPAGDLQEIRDEMLFADLAICAGRVEKLEKSLTRPSKDRDLLKHELELLQRCQAALEAGEPLRTLVQPGAEEKMLRSFGFLTQKPVTVVVNISEADIGKPPPFVDPHAADTLAVCATLEAELMQMEADERPAFMADYGLATLARDRVVRSCFDALGMIFMLTAGPEEVRAWPLMKGMTAVEAAGRIHTDLARGFIKAETIAYADLLAAGSMRDAKAAGKVRLEPKGYVVLDGDIITIKFNV; translated from the coding sequence ATGCGCGTCGCGGTCGTTGGCTTCCCGTTTTCCGGCAAGACCTCTGTATTCACCGCACTATCGGGCTTGTCGGGCGCGCATTTGAAGGCGGCGGAAGAGAACCTCGCGGCGGTACATGTGCGTGAGCCCCGGCTGGATGAGCTGGAACGCATTTTTCAGCCGAAGAAGCGGACCGAAGCCACGATCGACTTCGTGGATCTGCCGGGGAGCACGGAAGGGGATATCGAGCGAGCAGGTTTCGAGCGGCATTTGCCGACACTGCGCCAGTGCGACGGACTGGTGGTGGTCGTGCGGGCGTTTGTCTCGGAAACCGTTCCCAAGCATCGGGACCGTATCAACCCGGCCGGGGACCTGCAGGAAATCCGCGACGAGATGCTCTTCGCCGATCTTGCCATCTGCGCGGGACGGGTGGAAAAGCTCGAGAAGTCGCTCACGCGGCCGAGCAAGGACCGCGACCTGCTGAAGCACGAGCTGGAATTGCTGCAACGCTGCCAGGCCGCACTGGAGGCGGGCGAACCGCTGCGCACACTGGTGCAGCCGGGGGCCGAGGAGAAGATGCTCCGCAGCTTCGGCTTCCTCACGCAGAAGCCGGTTACAGTGGTCGTCAACATCTCCGAGGCGGACATCGGTAAACCGCCTCCGTTTGTCGATCCGCACGCCGCGGATACGCTGGCCGTGTGTGCCACGCTCGAAGCCGAGTTGATGCAGATGGAAGCAGACGAGCGCCCCGCCTTCATGGCGGACTACGGGCTTGCAACGCTCGCACGCGACCGCGTGGTGCGCTCGTGTTTCGATGCCCTGGGAATGATCTTCATGCTGACCGCCGGACCGGAGGAGGTGCGCGCCTGGCCGCTCATGAAAGGCATGACGGCCGTGGAGGCCGCCGGCCGTATTCATACCGATCTGGCGCGCGGGTTCATCAAGGCCGAGACGATCGCCTACGCCGACCTGTTGGCGGCCGGCTCGATGCGTGATGCAAAGGCAGCGGGGAAGGTGCGGCTGGAGCCGAAGGGCTACGTTGTGCTGGACGGTGACATCATCACGATCAAGTTCAACGTGTGA
- a CDS encoding riboflavin synthase codes for MFTGIIQHIGRVTAVSANARRTVSGALAHRLEVDLGPLADGLRHGASVAVNGACLTAASQSGTITGFDVVPETWSRTTLHRLRPGDAVNLERSARLGDPIDGHLVQGHVEAIGTVIEVDRTGGQWCLWTRVPAPLLATIVEKGSVALDGTSLTVVAVGAERFSVALVPTTLDGTVLGQRKPGDMLNVESDILARLVARRMAWLTGQAPSGETGGGVSWEALRAGGYVP; via the coding sequence ATGTTCACCGGCATCATTCAGCATATCGGGCGTGTGACGGCCGTTTCGGCCAACGCCCGCCGCACCGTGAGTGGCGCGCTGGCTCATCGCCTCGAGGTGGACCTCGGCCCACTCGCGGACGGACTGCGACACGGTGCCAGCGTTGCGGTGAACGGTGCCTGCCTGACGGCTGCTTCACAATCCGGCACAATCACCGGCTTCGACGTGGTCCCGGAAACATGGTCCCGGACTACGCTGCACCGGCTGCGGCCGGGAGACGCTGTCAATCTTGAGCGTTCGGCCCGGCTGGGCGATCCCATCGACGGCCACCTCGTGCAAGGACACGTGGAGGCCATTGGCACGGTCATCGAAGTTGATCGCACCGGCGGCCAGTGGTGCCTCTGGACTCGTGTGCCCGCGCCACTGCTCGCGACGATCGTCGAGAAGGGCTCGGTCGCGCTCGACGGCACGAGTCTCACTGTCGTCGCGGTGGGGGCCGAGCGTTTTTCCGTGGCGCTCGTACCGACGACGTTGGATGGCACCGTGCTCGGACAGCGAAAGCCCGGCGACATGCTCAATGTCGAGTCCGATATTCTGGCACGGTTGGTGGCGCGGCGCATGGCATGGCTGACAGGGCAGGCACCGTCCGGCGAAACCGGGGGCGGGGTGAGTTGGGAAGCCCTGCGGGCCGGCGGGTACGTACCATGA
- a CDS encoding SpoVR family protein, translating to MLKPFPPELEEQRRIIEDVARAEGLDFFDTIFEIIDFDQINQIAAYGGFPQRYPHWRFGMDYERLRKQHAYGLGRIYEMVINNDPCYAYLLSDNEFVDQKLVMAHVYGHCDFFKNNIWFSKTNRKMMDGMANHATRIYRHIDRQGYERVERWLDICLTLDNLIDPHLPFMKRSEGPRRPSRPTLREQVERGVRFPAKPYMDRYINPPERLQAEREAEEKAAQARRKAFPADPQRDVLGFLLRHAPLEDWEGDCLSIIRDEAYYFAPQGMTKIMNEGWASFWHSRMMTRYHLRDHELITYADHHSGTLATSPGRLNPYKLGIELFRDIQDRWNRGRFGKEFEECDSIERRRTWDTQLNQGRDKIFEVRRIHNDVTFIDEFLTPEFVDRYKLYHYRRDPTTGRMVVVNRDFNTIKQTMLFMLTNHGQPYIYVVDGNYANRGELYLAHKHIGVDLDMKYASECLRSIQLIWRRPVHLQARIKDDMILFSCLSEEEVKHQKITADLPKPAHTHIV from the coding sequence GTGCTCAAGCCCTTTCCGCCCGAACTGGAGGAACAGCGCCGCATCATCGAAGATGTGGCGCGGGCCGAGGGACTCGACTTCTTCGACACGATCTTCGAGATCATCGATTTTGACCAGATCAACCAGATCGCAGCTTATGGCGGCTTCCCGCAGCGCTACCCCCACTGGCGTTTCGGCATGGACTACGAGCGCCTTCGCAAACAGCACGCCTACGGTCTCGGCCGCATTTACGAGATGGTCATTAACAATGACCCCTGTTACGCCTACCTGCTCTCCGACAACGAGTTCGTCGATCAGAAGCTCGTCATGGCACACGTCTACGGCCACTGCGACTTCTTCAAGAATAACATCTGGTTCAGCAAGACCAACCGCAAGATGATGGACGGGATGGCGAACCACGCCACGCGCATCTACCGCCACATCGACCGCCAGGGCTATGAGCGCGTGGAGCGCTGGCTCGACATCTGCCTGACGCTCGACAACCTGATCGATCCACACCTGCCCTTCATGAAACGATCGGAGGGGCCGCGCCGCCCGAGCCGCCCGACCCTCCGCGAGCAGGTCGAACGCGGTGTGCGCTTTCCTGCCAAGCCGTACATGGATCGCTACATCAATCCCCCCGAGCGGCTCCAGGCCGAGCGTGAGGCCGAGGAAAAGGCCGCCCAGGCCCGTCGGAAGGCCTTTCCCGCCGACCCACAGCGCGACGTGCTGGGCTTTCTGCTGCGCCATGCCCCCCTCGAAGACTGGGAGGGCGACTGCCTCTCGATTATCCGCGATGAGGCCTACTATTTCGCCCCGCAGGGCATGACCAAGATCATGAACGAGGGCTGGGCGAGTTTCTGGCACTCGCGGATGATGACCCGCTACCACCTGCGCGATCACGAGTTGATCACCTACGCGGATCATCACTCCGGGACACTGGCCACCTCCCCGGGCCGGTTGAATCCCTACAAGCTCGGCATCGAACTCTTCCGCGACATCCAGGATCGCTGGAACCGTGGCCGCTTCGGCAAGGAATTTGAGGAGTGCGACTCCATCGAGCGGCGCCGCACCTGGGACACCCAGCTCAATCAGGGCCGCGATAAGATTTTCGAGGTGCGCCGCATCCACAACGACGTCACCTTCATCGACGAGTTCCTGACGCCCGAGTTCGTCGACCGTTACAAGCTGTACCACTACCGCCGCGACCCGACGACCGGCCGGATGGTGGTCGTGAACCGTGACTTCAACACGATCAAGCAGACGATGCTCTTCATGCTGACCAATCACGGCCAGCCCTATATCTACGTGGTGGATGGCAACTACGCGAACCGCGGCGAGCTGTACCTTGCGCACAAACACATCGGGGTGGATCTTGACATGAAGTACGCCAGCGAGTGCCTGCGCTCCATCCAGTTGATCTGGCGCCGCCCCGTCCATCTCCAGGCCCGCATCAAGGACGACATGATACTTTTTTCCTGCCTCTCGGAAGAGGAGGTCAAGCACCAGAAGATCACCGCGGACTTGCCCAAGCCCGCCCATACCCACATCGTCTGA
- a CDS encoding ChaN family lipoprotein yields MQSRTVLRLSFGLLPILIVGCTAPLPASVRYETHGNAALLGQFQARDGRSGRAVSFAELAARCRASDVILFGEEHNNVVCNQVQAQLAAELAVADRPLTLALEFFETDTQAALDAYLRGRIVEGDFQELTRQGSSYLVSHRPLIELARREGLPVLAANAPRRLVRGYRRSGQEFDAYRAELEPEVQQWLPSANDYLRGGYERNFSLIMGGDGTIAAESDHDRLYRAQLLWDEAMAESIAHHRAQHRERRVLLMVGSFHVANFGGTERKLRTRRPTDRILTIVFRATVDGRFPFDEEDRGAADLIIYGITPPPAPRAPDTASPHPPTAPAPEQAATASPAEVQPLDEADALYQRLRQALFATPRWLLAPLVPGNDGDIPEASERPGPR; encoded by the coding sequence ATGCAGTCTCGCACCGTGCTCCGGTTGTCGTTCGGGTTGCTTCCGATTCTGATCGTGGGCTGCACCGCCCCGCTGCCGGCCTCCGTCCGGTATGAGACGCACGGAAACGCAGCGCTGCTGGGCCAGTTCCAGGCCCGGGACGGGCGCAGTGGACGGGCCGTGTCGTTCGCGGAACTCGCGGCCCGCTGCCGAGCGTCTGACGTAATCCTGTTCGGGGAGGAGCACAACAACGTGGTCTGCAATCAGGTGCAGGCGCAGCTTGCGGCCGAATTGGCGGTGGCGGATCGGCCTCTGACCCTCGCGTTGGAATTCTTCGAGACGGACACGCAGGCGGCGCTGGATGCGTACTTGCGGGGACGGATTGTCGAGGGCGACTTCCAGGAACTCACGCGGCAGGGGTCCAGTTACCTGGTCTCGCACCGCCCGTTGATCGAGCTCGCGCGGCGCGAAGGGCTGCCGGTGCTGGCGGCGAATGCACCGCGGCGACTGGTGCGCGGATATCGTCGCTCGGGACAGGAATTCGATGCTTACCGGGCAGAGCTGGAGCCGGAAGTACAACAGTGGTTGCCCTCGGCGAATGATTACCTGCGGGGCGGCTACGAGCGGAACTTCAGTCTGATCATGGGGGGCGACGGGACGATCGCGGCCGAAAGCGACCACGACCGCTTGTACCGTGCGCAATTGCTGTGGGACGAAGCCATGGCTGAGAGCATTGCCCATCATCGGGCGCAGCATCGTGAACGCCGCGTGCTGTTGATGGTCGGCTCCTTCCACGTCGCGAATTTCGGCGGAACGGAGCGCAAGCTGCGTACGCGGCGACCCACCGACCGTATCCTGACCATCGTGTTCCGTGCGACGGTCGATGGACGGTTCCCGTTCGACGAGGAAGATCGCGGCGCTGCGGACCTCATCATCTATGGCATCACACCGCCCCCGGCGCCGCGCGCGCCCGATACCGCTTCACCGCACCCGCCGACCGCACCTGCCCCTGAACAGGCCGCCACGGCTTCACCGGCCGAAGTGCAACCATTGGACGAGGCGGACGCGCTCTATCAGCGGCTGCGCCAGGCATTGTTTGCCACGCCGCGCTGGCTACTGGCGCCACTCGTGCCGGGGAACGATGGCGATATTCCGGAGGCGTCGGAGCGGCCTGGGCCGCGCTGA
- a CDS encoding elongation factor G — protein sequence MGAFAVEKIRNVAFVGHAGAGKTTLGEALLFKAGLTTRLGSVDDGSSLLDYDDESKERKHSVDSSLLHLEHHGHLLNLIDAPGMPDYAGPAFSALAAVDTAAVVISATSGIGVNTRRMFQQAKSFGLARMIVVTRIDGENVDLVELLKGITETFGPECHPINLPSGGGKAVIDVLEKAGGTADVLNVAECHTALVDAIVETDEALMEEFLVSGEIPEDKLGPAIGGAVASGHVVPVLFVSSRGDVGVTELLDAIVKFAPSPAVGKQRELLRGTGADRVAVPLPADPAADFVAQIFKITSDPKSNIKYSVARVFSGTLAADGQFFTSGERKGQRPGHLFKLHGGAHHEVPVAAAGDLVAFSKLDFKIGDVIFGKADEGTIEMPKRPAPMYALAIEPKARGDTEKIGTALHRFADEDPCFEVLRDTETGELVMRGLGDQHLVVLLSKMKRQFKVEVDTHIPKIPYRETIAGSAKYVEYTHKKQTGGAGQFARVFIDLEPNERGAGYEYIDKIFGGVIDQSFRPSVDKGVRDQMKRGVIAGCPVVDVKVSLVDGKTHPVDSKDVAFQVAGRQAFKKAFLQSKPILLEPVVNMEITVPADNMGDITRDIAGKRGQILGQDVLPGNQVVVRAQVPLAEVAGYASQLKSVTGGQGSFMIEFSHYDVVPPNVQQQIVAQYKHADEEDE from the coding sequence ATGGGTGCATTCGCAGTCGAGAAGATTCGCAACGTCGCATTCGTGGGGCACGCCGGCGCCGGCAAGACGACGCTGGGGGAGGCCCTGCTCTTCAAGGCGGGCCTCACCACCCGGCTCGGGAGCGTGGACGATGGGAGCAGTCTCCTCGACTACGACGACGAGTCCAAAGAGCGCAAACACTCCGTCGATTCGAGTCTCCTGCACCTCGAACACCACGGACACCTGCTGAATCTGATCGACGCCCCCGGCATGCCTGACTATGCCGGGCCCGCATTCTCCGCGCTCGCGGCGGTGGACACGGCGGCGGTGGTCATCTCTGCCACGTCAGGCATCGGCGTGAACACGCGCCGGATGTTTCAGCAGGCCAAGAGTTTTGGACTGGCCCGCATGATCGTCGTGACGCGCATCGATGGCGAGAATGTCGACCTGGTCGAACTCCTGAAGGGTATCACTGAGACCTTCGGCCCCGAGTGCCACCCCATCAACCTGCCGAGCGGCGGCGGCAAGGCCGTCATCGATGTGCTCGAGAAGGCGGGCGGCACTGCGGACGTGCTGAATGTCGCGGAGTGCCATACGGCCCTCGTGGACGCCATCGTGGAAACGGATGAGGCCCTCATGGAGGAGTTCCTCGTCAGTGGTGAAATCCCCGAGGACAAGCTCGGCCCTGCGATCGGTGGCGCCGTCGCCTCCGGCCATGTCGTGCCCGTGCTCTTCGTCAGTTCCCGTGGCGATGTCGGCGTCACCGAACTGCTGGATGCGATCGTGAAATTCGCTCCTTCACCCGCGGTCGGCAAGCAGCGCGAACTGCTCCGCGGCACCGGTGCGGATCGCGTGGCAGTGCCACTACCGGCGGACCCGGCGGCGGACTTCGTCGCCCAGATCTTCAAGATCACCTCGGATCCGAAGAGCAACATCAAGTACTCCGTTGCCCGTGTCTTCAGCGGCACGCTGGCTGCGGATGGACAGTTCTTCACGTCCGGAGAGCGCAAGGGGCAGCGGCCAGGCCACCTGTTCAAGCTCCACGGCGGGGCGCACCACGAAGTGCCGGTGGCCGCCGCCGGTGACCTCGTGGCCTTCTCCAAGCTGGATTTCAAGATCGGGGACGTGATCTTCGGCAAGGCCGACGAGGGCACCATCGAGATGCCCAAGCGGCCCGCACCGATGTACGCCCTCGCGATCGAGCCCAAGGCCCGCGGCGATACCGAGAAGATCGGTACCGCCCTGCACCGCTTCGCGGATGAAGATCCTTGCTTCGAGGTGCTGCGTGATACGGAGACCGGCGAGCTGGTGATGCGCGGACTCGGCGACCAGCATCTCGTCGTGCTTCTCAGCAAGATGAAGCGCCAGTTCAAGGTCGAAGTCGATACACACATCCCCAAGATCCCCTACCGCGAAACGATCGCCGGCAGCGCCAAGTACGTTGAGTACACTCACAAGAAACAGACCGGCGGTGCGGGTCAATTCGCCCGCGTGTTCATCGACCTCGAACCCAACGAGCGCGGCGCTGGCTACGAGTACATCGACAAGATCTTCGGCGGCGTCATTGATCAGTCCTTCCGGCCCAGCGTCGACAAGGGCGTGCGTGACCAGATGAAGCGGGGCGTGATCGCCGGCTGCCCGGTCGTGGACGTGAAGGTCTCCCTCGTCGATGGCAAGACCCACCCGGTGGACAGCAAGGACGTCGCCTTCCAGGTTGCCGGCCGGCAGGCCTTCAAGAAGGCCTTCCTCCAGTCCAAGCCGATTCTGCTGGAACCGGTCGTCAACATGGAGATCACCGTCCCTGCTGATAACATGGGTGACATCACGCGTGACATCGCGGGCAAGCGCGGCCAGATCCTCGGGCAGGACGTGCTTCCCGGAAACCAGGTTGTTGTCCGTGCGCAGGTGCCGCTGGCCGAAGTCGCCGGTTATGCCTCGCAGTTGAAGAGCGTCACCGGTGGCCAGGGGAGCTTCATGATCGAGTTCAGCCACTACGACGTGGTGCCGCCCAACGTGCAGCAGCAGATTGTCGCCCAGTACAAGCACGCGGACGAAGAGGACGAATAG
- a CDS encoding HAD family hydrolase has protein sequence MTPESLPAPRACCFDLDGTLVDSLRDLGEALNHCLELLGLPTHSIDRYRYMVGEGMPKLCQRAVGATHPHLTPRLTELARVFYRTRILRHTRPYPGVPELVNRLRHRGLRLAVLSNKPHALTNRIVRSFWPDNTFAVIQGYEREEHRKPSPHHVKEICAALAVQPSELWLIGDTPTDVETAARAGAPCVAVTWGFRTRGDLEAAGANCIVDHPEQIA, from the coding sequence ATGACACCGGAATCGCTCCCGGCACCACGCGCCTGCTGTTTCGACCTCGACGGTACACTCGTGGACTCGCTGCGTGACCTCGGCGAAGCCCTCAATCATTGCCTTGAACTGCTCGGGCTGCCGACCCACTCCATCGACCGCTATCGGTACATGGTGGGAGAGGGTATGCCCAAACTCTGCCAGCGGGCCGTGGGCGCTACACACCCGCATCTGACACCGCGGCTGACCGAACTCGCCCGTGTATTCTATCGGACGCGCATCCTGCGGCATACCCGCCCCTATCCCGGCGTCCCCGAGTTGGTGAACCGACTGCGACATCGCGGGCTGCGACTCGCTGTGCTCTCGAACAAGCCCCACGCCCTCACAAACCGCATTGTCCGCAGCTTCTGGCCGGACAATACCTTCGCGGTGATTCAAGGGTATGAGCGCGAGGAGCACCGCAAGCCATCGCCCCACCACGTAAAAGAAATTTGCGCCGCCCTCGCCGTGCAGCCCTCCGAACTGTGGCTCATCGGGGACACGCCCACTGACGTAGAGACCGCGGCACGGGCGGGCGCGCCGTGCGTTGCGGTGACCTGGGGCTTTCGCACCCGTGGGGATCTTGAGGCCGCCGGCGCCAACTGTATCGTCGATCATCCCGAGCAGATCGCCTAG